A genome region from Vulpes lagopus strain Blue_001 chromosome 7, ASM1834538v1, whole genome shotgun sequence includes the following:
- the GNE gene encoding bifunctional UDP-N-acetylglucosamine 2-epimerase/N-acetylmannosamine kinase isoform X1 produces MTALWQLNQENKQLPCSLIQTTPGTELVLQSFCYGMEINVHPQWKLCLQGPHEFYFKNLSQKRRAMEKNGDNRKLRVCVATCNRADYSKLAPIMFGIKMEPEFFELDVVVLGSHLIDDYGNTYRMIEQDDFDINTRLHTIVRGEDEAAMVESVGLALVKLPDVLNRLKPDIMIVHGDRFDALALATSAALMNIRILHIEGGEVSGTIDDSIRHAITKLAHYHVCCTRSAEQHLISMCEDHDRILLAGCPSYDKLLSAKNKDYMSIIRMWLGDDVKSKDYIVALQHPVTTDIKHSIKMFELTLDALISFNKRTLVLFPNIDAGSKEMVRVMRKKGIEHHPNFRAVKHVPFDQFIQLVAHAGCMIGNSSCGVREVGAFGTPVINLGTRQIGRETGENVLHVRDADTQDKILQALHLQFGKQYPCSKIYGDGNAVPRILKFLKSIDLQEPLQKKFCFPPVKENISQDIDHILETLSALAVDLGGTNLRVAIVSMKGEIVKKYTQFNPKTYEERINLILQMCVEAAAEAVKLNCRILGVGISTGGRVNPREGVVLHSTKLIQEWNSVDLRTPLSDTLHLPVWVDNDGNCAALAERKFGQGKGLENFVTLITGTGIGGGIIHQHELIHGSSFCAAELGHLVVSLDGPDCSCGSHGCIEAYASGMALQREAKKLHDEDLLLVEGMSVPKDEAVSAVHLIQAAKLGNVKAQSILRTAGTALGLGVVNILHTINPSLVILSGVLASHYIHIVKDVIRQQALSSVQDVDVVVSDLVDPALLGAASMVLDYTTRRIC; encoded by the exons gAATTCTATTTTAAGAACCTCTCACAAAAGAGACGAGCCATGGAGAAGAATGGGGATAACCGGAAGCTTCGAGTTTGTGTCGCCACTTGCAACCGTGCTGATTATTCCAAACTTGCCCCAATCATGTTTGGCATTAAAATGGAACCTGAGTTCTTTGAACTTGATGTGGTGGTACTTGGCTCTCACCTAATAGATGATTATGG GAACACATACCGCATGATTGAACAAGATGACTTTGACATTAATACCAGGCTACACACAATTGTGAGAGGGGAAGATGAGGCAGCCATGGTAGAATCAGTAGGCTTGGCCCTAGTAAAGCTACCAGATGTCCTTAATCGTTTGAAGCCTGATATCATGATTGTTCATGGAGACAGATTTGATGCCCTGGCTCTGGCTACATCTGCTGCCTTGATGAATATCCGAATCCTTCACATTGAAGGTGGGGAAGTCAGTGGGACCATTGATGATTCTATCAGACATGCCATCACAAAACTGGCTCATTATCATGTGTGCTGCACCCGAAGTGCAGAGCAACACCTGATATCCATGTGTGAGGACCATGATCGCATCCTTCTGGCAGGCTGCCCTTCCTATGACAAACTTCTCTCTGCCAAGAACAAAGACTACATGAGCATCATTCGGATGTGGTTAG GTGATGATGTAAAATCTAAAGATTACATTGTTGCGCTACAACACCCTGTGACCACTGACATTAAGCATtccataaaaatgtttgaattaaCATTGGATGCACTTATCTCATTTAACAAGCGGACTCTAGTTCTGTTTCCAAACATTGACGCAG GGAGCAAAGAGATGGTTCGAGTGATGCGGAAGAAAGGCATCGAGCATCATCCCAATTTCCGTGCAGTTAAACATGTCCCATTTGACCAGTTTATACAGTTGGTTGCTCATGCAGGTTGTATGATTGGGAACAGCAGCTGTGGAGTACGAGAGGTTGGAGCTTTTGGAACACCTGTGATCAATCTAGGAACACGTCAGATTGGAAGAGAAACAG GGGAGAATGTCCTTCATGTCCGGGATGCTGATACCCAAGACAAAATACTGCAAGCACTGCACCTTCAGTTTGGTAAACAATACCCTTG TTCAAAGATATATGGGGATGGAAATGCTGTTCCGAGGATTTTGAAGTTTCTCAAATCTATTGATCTTCAAGAGCCACTACAAAAGAAATTCTGCTTTCCTCCTGTGAAGGAAAATATCTCTCAAGATATTGACCATATTCTTGAAACTCTAAGCGCCCTGGCTGTTGATCTCGGTGGGACAAACCTCCGAGTTGCAATAGTCAGCATGAAG GGTGAAATTGTTAAGAAGTATACTCAGTTCAATCCTAAAACCTATGAAGAGAGGATTAATTTAATCCTACAGATGTGTGTAGAAGCTGCAGCAGAAGCTGTAAAACTCAACTGCAGAATTTTGGGAGTAG GTATTTCTACGGGTGGCCGTGTAAATCCCCGGGAAGGAGTCGTGCTGCATTCAACCAAACTGATTCAAGAATGGAACTCCGTGGACCTCCGGACCCCGCTGTCTGACACCTTGCATCTCCCCGTGTGGGTGGACAATGATGGCAATTGTGCTGCCCTGGCGGAAAGGAAATTTGGCCAAGGAAAGGGCCTGGAAAACTTTGTGACACTTATCACAGGCACAG GAATTGGCGGGGGGATCATCCATCAACACGAGTTGATCCATGGAAGCTCCTTCTGTGCTGCAGAACTTGGCCACCTTGTTGTGTCTCTGGATGGGCCTGACTGTTCCTGTGGAAGTCATGGGTGTATTGAAGCATACGCCTCTGGAATGGCCTTGCAGAGGGAAGCAAAAAAGCTACATGATG AAGACCTGCTCTTGGTGGAAGGGATGTCCGTGCCAAAAGACGAGGCCGTGAGTGCAGTCCATCTCATCCAAGCTGCGAAACTTGGCAACGTGAAGGCCCAGAGCATCTTGAGAACAG ctGGAACAGCTCtgggtcttggggttgtgaacaTCCTCCACACTATAAATCCTTCCCTTGTGATCCTGTCTGGCGTCCTAGCCAGTCACTACATCCACATCGTCAAGGACGTCATCCGCCAGCAAGCCTTGTCCTCGGTTCAGGATGTGGATGTGGTGGTTTCAGATTTGGTGGATCCTGCCCTGCTGGGTGCTGCCAGCATGGTTCTGGACTATACAACTCGCAGGATCTGCTAG
- the GNE gene encoding bifunctional UDP-N-acetylglucosamine 2-epimerase/N-acetylmannosamine kinase isoform X2, whose amino-acid sequence MEKNGDNRKLRVCVATCNRADYSKLAPIMFGIKMEPEFFELDVVVLGSHLIDDYGNTYRMIEQDDFDINTRLHTIVRGEDEAAMVESVGLALVKLPDVLNRLKPDIMIVHGDRFDALALATSAALMNIRILHIEGGEVSGTIDDSIRHAITKLAHYHVCCTRSAEQHLISMCEDHDRILLAGCPSYDKLLSAKNKDYMSIIRMWLGDDVKSKDYIVALQHPVTTDIKHSIKMFELTLDALISFNKRTLVLFPNIDAGSKEMVRVMRKKGIEHHPNFRAVKHVPFDQFIQLVAHAGCMIGNSSCGVREVGAFGTPVINLGTRQIGRETGENVLHVRDADTQDKILQALHLQFGKQYPCSKIYGDGNAVPRILKFLKSIDLQEPLQKKFCFPPVKENISQDIDHILETLSALAVDLGGTNLRVAIVSMKGEIVKKYTQFNPKTYEERINLILQMCVEAAAEAVKLNCRILGVGISTGGRVNPREGVVLHSTKLIQEWNSVDLRTPLSDTLHLPVWVDNDGNCAALAERKFGQGKGLENFVTLITGTGIGGGIIHQHELIHGSSFCAAELGHLVVSLDGPDCSCGSHGCIEAYASGMALQREAKKLHDEDLLLVEGMSVPKDEAVSAVHLIQAAKLGNVKAQSILRTAGTALGLGVVNILHTINPSLVILSGVLASHYIHIVKDVIRQQALSSVQDVDVVVSDLVDPALLGAASMVLDYTTRRIC is encoded by the exons ATGGAGAAGAATGGGGATAACCGGAAGCTTCGAGTTTGTGTCGCCACTTGCAACCGTGCTGATTATTCCAAACTTGCCCCAATCATGTTTGGCATTAAAATGGAACCTGAGTTCTTTGAACTTGATGTGGTGGTACTTGGCTCTCACCTAATAGATGATTATGG GAACACATACCGCATGATTGAACAAGATGACTTTGACATTAATACCAGGCTACACACAATTGTGAGAGGGGAAGATGAGGCAGCCATGGTAGAATCAGTAGGCTTGGCCCTAGTAAAGCTACCAGATGTCCTTAATCGTTTGAAGCCTGATATCATGATTGTTCATGGAGACAGATTTGATGCCCTGGCTCTGGCTACATCTGCTGCCTTGATGAATATCCGAATCCTTCACATTGAAGGTGGGGAAGTCAGTGGGACCATTGATGATTCTATCAGACATGCCATCACAAAACTGGCTCATTATCATGTGTGCTGCACCCGAAGTGCAGAGCAACACCTGATATCCATGTGTGAGGACCATGATCGCATCCTTCTGGCAGGCTGCCCTTCCTATGACAAACTTCTCTCTGCCAAGAACAAAGACTACATGAGCATCATTCGGATGTGGTTAG GTGATGATGTAAAATCTAAAGATTACATTGTTGCGCTACAACACCCTGTGACCACTGACATTAAGCATtccataaaaatgtttgaattaaCATTGGATGCACTTATCTCATTTAACAAGCGGACTCTAGTTCTGTTTCCAAACATTGACGCAG GGAGCAAAGAGATGGTTCGAGTGATGCGGAAGAAAGGCATCGAGCATCATCCCAATTTCCGTGCAGTTAAACATGTCCCATTTGACCAGTTTATACAGTTGGTTGCTCATGCAGGTTGTATGATTGGGAACAGCAGCTGTGGAGTACGAGAGGTTGGAGCTTTTGGAACACCTGTGATCAATCTAGGAACACGTCAGATTGGAAGAGAAACAG GGGAGAATGTCCTTCATGTCCGGGATGCTGATACCCAAGACAAAATACTGCAAGCACTGCACCTTCAGTTTGGTAAACAATACCCTTG TTCAAAGATATATGGGGATGGAAATGCTGTTCCGAGGATTTTGAAGTTTCTCAAATCTATTGATCTTCAAGAGCCACTACAAAAGAAATTCTGCTTTCCTCCTGTGAAGGAAAATATCTCTCAAGATATTGACCATATTCTTGAAACTCTAAGCGCCCTGGCTGTTGATCTCGGTGGGACAAACCTCCGAGTTGCAATAGTCAGCATGAAG GGTGAAATTGTTAAGAAGTATACTCAGTTCAATCCTAAAACCTATGAAGAGAGGATTAATTTAATCCTACAGATGTGTGTAGAAGCTGCAGCAGAAGCTGTAAAACTCAACTGCAGAATTTTGGGAGTAG GTATTTCTACGGGTGGCCGTGTAAATCCCCGGGAAGGAGTCGTGCTGCATTCAACCAAACTGATTCAAGAATGGAACTCCGTGGACCTCCGGACCCCGCTGTCTGACACCTTGCATCTCCCCGTGTGGGTGGACAATGATGGCAATTGTGCTGCCCTGGCGGAAAGGAAATTTGGCCAAGGAAAGGGCCTGGAAAACTTTGTGACACTTATCACAGGCACAG GAATTGGCGGGGGGATCATCCATCAACACGAGTTGATCCATGGAAGCTCCTTCTGTGCTGCAGAACTTGGCCACCTTGTTGTGTCTCTGGATGGGCCTGACTGTTCCTGTGGAAGTCATGGGTGTATTGAAGCATACGCCTCTGGAATGGCCTTGCAGAGGGAAGCAAAAAAGCTACATGATG AAGACCTGCTCTTGGTGGAAGGGATGTCCGTGCCAAAAGACGAGGCCGTGAGTGCAGTCCATCTCATCCAAGCTGCGAAACTTGGCAACGTGAAGGCCCAGAGCATCTTGAGAACAG ctGGAACAGCTCtgggtcttggggttgtgaacaTCCTCCACACTATAAATCCTTCCCTTGTGATCCTGTCTGGCGTCCTAGCCAGTCACTACATCCACATCGTCAAGGACGTCATCCGCCAGCAAGCCTTGTCCTCGGTTCAGGATGTGGATGTGGTGGTTTCAGATTTGGTGGATCCTGCCCTGCTGGGTGCTGCCAGCATGGTTCTGGACTATACAACTCGCAGGATCTGCTAG